The genomic stretch TCGCTTGCCGCTCGCGGCCGAGCGTCGAGTCGATGACCGTGCCCGCGCAGAGCACGATCCGCGTCGTCAACGAGACCGGGCACGCCGCTGACCTGCTGCTCGGCGGCGAATCGAAGGGCACGCTGCCGGACGACGGCTCCACCGAGGTGATTTTCCGGCGGGGGACGACGTCGGTGACGGTCAAGCCGAGCTGCGCGATCGGCGACGAGGCGGAGCCGGTGATGATCACGGCCTCCCCGTCCGCCGCGGCGACGACCATGCCCGACCCGGCGCCGGCTGCCCCTTCGGACGACGCCAAGCCGATGTCGCTCGCGCCGAGCGGGCCCGGTGACTCTTCCGGCGTCCCGTCGGGATCCAAGGCCGCGGCCGTCGAGCGTCCCGACCGGGACAAGACCGCGACCACCCGTCCGAGCACCCGCAAGCCGGCGGTTCTGCGGCACAGCGCCGTGTCGCAGGCGGCCACCGCGGCGGCTCAGGCCATGCCGCACGGGGGTGCCGCTCCGGAGACCAAGACCAAGACCGGCGCCGGTACGCCGGACAGCGTGACCCCCGCGTTTGCCGGTATGCCGGTCGGGAATGAGAGGAAGCTGCTCCCTGGCGTGCCGCAACTGGATGTGGAGCCCGTGACGATCGACCCCGTACCGGTGGCGCCGCCTGCTCCGCCGGTCCAGATCGCCGCGGCGGAGCCCGTGTCCGCGCTCCAGCCGCTGCCCGAGGGCGGCAACCCCTTCGGCCTGCTGGCGCTGATCGCCGCCGTGTGTGTGGTGGGGGTAACAGTTGCCGCAATTCGGTCAATCGTGTCGCAACGTGCAAATCGGGCTAGATTGGCATAGTCTCTCGTCACAAGCTCCGCGGGGCGGCCGTCCAACCTCATCGGTGTGGTCGTTCCTCCCCAGGTCCCACCCAGCGAATGCGGATCGGGCGCCCCGCGGCTCCACGAAGTAAGGACCCTGCCGGACAGGCGGGGTCCTTCTTTTTGGCGCCACGAACGTCGCGGGTATGCTTGGTCGGTTCGCAGTGTGGCCGCCGTGGGTCAAGCTCCCACGGCTTTCTCATGCGGACGACACAAGACCTCCTGCCACGGAGAGACCGTGGCCGTCAAGCCCACAGGAGGTGAGAACGTCTTGCGTCATTACGAACTCATGGTGATCCTCGACCCTTCGCTCGAGGAACGCCTCGTCGGTCCGTCGCTCGATCAGTACCTGAACGTCATCAGGACCGCGGGTGGCTCGGTGGAGAAGCTCGACGTCTGGGGCCGTCGCCGGCTCTCGTTCGAGATCAACAAGAAGGCGGAAGGCATCTACGCGGTCGTCGACCTGCAGGCGACGCCCGAGGCCGTGGCCGAGCTGGACCGTCAGCTCCGGCTCAACGAGTCCATCCTGCGTACCAAGGTCATCCGGCCCGAGACCCGCTGACCCTCGTTTTTGTCAGGGGGTGATGAGAGCCTCCTACGAACGAGCGAAGCGGCGAGGAGAAGATCATGGCAGGAGAAACCGTTATCACGGTCGTCGGTAACCTCACCGACGATCCGGAGCTGCGCTTCACCCCTTCGGGTGCGGCGGTGGCCAAGTTCCGCATCGCGTCCACGCCGCGCACCATGGACCGGCAGTCGGGCGAGTGGAAAGACGGCGAGCCACTGTTCCTTGCGTGCAACATCTGGCGTGACGCCGCCGAGCACGTCGCCGAGTCGCTGCAGCGCGGCTCCCGGGTGATCGTGCAGGGCCGGTTGCGCCAGCGGTCTTACGAGACCCGCGAGGGAGAGAAGCGCACCGTCTACGAGCTCGAGGTCGACGAGATCGGTCCGTCGCTGCGGTACGCCACGGCGAAGGTGCAGCGTATGAACCGCTCCGGCGGTGGCGGGGGTGGCGGCTTCGGCGCCTCCGGTGGCGGCGGCGGCAACCGTCCGCAGCCCAGCAACGGTGGCGGCGGAGGCAACAACTTCGACGACCCGTGGGCGACGGCGGCTCCGGCCTCCAGCAGCGGCGGCCGCTCCGGCGGTGGCAACTCCTCGTTCGACGACGAGCCTCCCTTCTAACCCGTACGGGTTTACTGAGTTCAGGAGTAAGAGCAATGGCTAAGGCTGCGGCGCTTCGCAAGCCGAAGAAGAAGGTGAACCCGCTCGACAAGGACGGGATCACCTACATCGACTACAAGGACACCGCCCTGCTGCGGAAGTTCATCTCCGACCGGGGCAAGATCCGTGCCCGCCGTGTCACCGGGGTGACCTCGCAGCAGCAGCGGCAGATCGCCCGCGCGGTCAAGAACGCCCGCGAGATGGCGCTCCTGCCGTACACGGCGACGGCGCGCTGAGGGGGATCACCACTATGAAGATCATCCTCACCCAGGAGGTGTCGGGTCTCGGCACCCCCGGCGACATCGTCGAGGTCAAGAACGGCTACGGCCGCAACTACCTGCTGCCGCAGGGGTTCGCGATCCAGTGGACCAAGGGCGCCGAGAAGCAGGTCGCGGTCATCAAGCGGGCGCGCGACGCCCGTGAGATCCGTGACCTGGGCCAGGCCAACGAGGTCAAGGCCCAGCTCTCCAGCCTCAAGGTGACGCTGACGGCCCGCTCCGGCAGCGGCGGCCGACTGTTCGGCTCGATCACCCCGGCCGAGATCGTCGACGCGGTCAAGACCGCCGGCGGTCCGTCCCTCGACCGGCGCCGCCTCGAGCTGCCCGGCCACATCAAGACCACGGGCGCGTACAACGTCCAGGTCAAGCTCCACCCCGAGGTGACCGCGACGTTCCCGGTGAACGTCGTCGCCGCCAAGTAACACCCGCTCCGCACGACGGCGCGTCGCGATCCGAGGATCGTGGCGCGCCGTTCGTTTTTCTCAGGCCCGCGTTCGTTGTTGTCCGGCCCGTCAGCTGAGGCTGTTGCCGGTGATGGCCGAGGTCAGCACGGTGGCCAGCCCCCCGCCGACGACGGCAGCGGCCAGGCCGACGCTGATGGCCTTCCACGAGTGGCTGACAAAACGCAGGCCGATCGCCACGACGACGCTCAGCACCAGCGAGATCAGGAACTGCGGTGCGGCCTTGGCCAGCGTGGAGAACGCGTGGCCCTGAGCGCCGGCGCCGACGACCAGCATGTACGCGACGAACAAGACGACCGGGACGCCGTACCAGATCACGGTGTAACCGACCGCGGCGAGAGGGCCGCCGGACTCCTGTTCACCCTCCTCGTCGTCCGGGTCGAGCAGGTCGCTCTTCCGGCCGGTCGGATAGGCGCCGGTGACCGGGCGACGCTCATAGGCCCCGGACGGTCCGTTCCAGCTCGCGCCGCCCCGTGCCGCCGGCGTCGGTGAGACGTCCCGCGCGACCGGCGAGATCAGGGACGTCGACGTGGTGGATAAGTTTGATTGTCCCTGGACCGCGGCTGAGCCGCCGGACCGAAAGGGCACGTAATCCGCGGTGCCGAATCGTCGGGACTCGCCCTCGGCCAGATCGCTCTGATCGGCCAGGTCCCGTCGCCAATCCCCGCCGCCGCCCTCGCGGTAGACGGCGGAGCCACGGGCCCGTTCGCGTCGCTCCTCCAAAGCCCAGGAGGGCTGGTCGGGAGGCTCGTCACCGGCTGCGACGGGGTCGCGAAGCGTCCACGGCGCGACCTCGTCGGAACGCCCCGACCGGGGTCCGGGCTGCCATACCTCGGGGCTGACGGGCTCCGCGCCGTACGGCGAAGGATCGACGGCGCCGCGACGACCGGGGGAGCTGACCGGGGCCGACGACGACCAACTGCTGATCGGGCCACCGGGGACGCCACTGGCCGGGGCCGCCGGGTAAACCGTCGTCGCGTCATCGCCGTAGCCGGGCGCGCTGCGGGGGGCGCTCGGAAGAGCCGGGCGGCCACCGTACGGGGGTGCGGACGCGCTGCCGTAGGCGGTGCCGCTGCGCGGGGCGTTGGCGGGCTCGTCACGATAGCCCCGGCCGGCGGGCTGTTCCCCATAGCCACGGCCGGACGACGGCTCGTCATACCCGCGCCCGGTCGGCGGCTCCGCGTATCCACGGCCGGTTGGTGGTTCCTCGCCGCGGCCGGGCGGGAGTTCCCGGAAACCGCGTGGCGAGGGCTCCTGATAGACGCGACCGGTCGGCTCGTCGAAGCCGTTGCCCGTGGGCTCGCCGTAAGCACGACCGCCGGAACGGGACGCGCCGTAGCTGCCGCCCAGGGGCGGGTCATAACGGTCATCATCGCGTCCGCGGCCGGGGACTGAGCTGGTCGGCGTCGCGCCGTAGCCGGGTGCCGAGCCGTACGGGTCGCGGTTGGGGACGGAGCTCGACGGCGCTGTGCCGAAGTCGCGTGGTGAGCCGTACGGGTCGTTGTCCCGGGAACCGCGGCCGGGAACTGAGCTCGTCGGGGCTGCGCTGTAGCCGCGCGGGGCGTCGTACGGGTCGTCATCGCGTCCGCGGCCGGGGACGGAGCTGGTCGGCGTCGCGCCGTAGCCGGGTGCCGAGTCGTACGGGTCGCGGTTGGGAACGGAGCTTGACGGCGTCACGCCGTACGGGTTGGCGTCCTCAACACCACGGCCGGGGATCGCGCTGCGCGGGGCGGGCCCGGGCAGCGAGCTGGTGGGCGCCGGACCGTACGAAGTGCCGGAATACGGCGTCGCGCTGCGGGGCGCGGGCCCGGGCGGCAGCGGCGGCGGAGGCGTGTTGCGCCAGCCCCCGGTGGTCGGCTCCGGGCGAGGCTCGGGCTGCTCGGGGGCGGCGGGCGCGGCCGGAAGAGCGCGCGGACCCTCACCCATCGCCTCGCGGCGCTCGGCTTCGCGACGCCACGCCAGGATGCGCGGATCGTCCTCGGCGCGGCTCCACTGGCCTGTGTCAGGGTCACGGACCCAGCTGCTGGTGTCGGGTTCCGCCTCCCACGAGCCAGTCTGCTCGCGCCAGTCGGCGTTTCCGCCGCCGTAACGGGCACGGCCCTTCGGGGCCCCGGCCGGGCCACTGCGCGGTGCGGCGGCGGGGGCGCTGCGGGGGGCGATCGGGGGCGCGCTGCGGGGTGCGGCGGGGGCACTACGCGGAGCGATGGGGGGCGCGCTGCGGGGCTCGGCGGCCGGGGCACTGCGCGGAGCGGCCGGAGGGGCGCTGCGCTGGGCGGGCGGCGGGGCCGGCATCGGGACGGCGCTGAACGTGGCCGTCTCGTCCGACCCGGAACGGGCCCGGCGCGATGCCCGGGGCTCGGCTGCCGGAGGTGGATAGGCGGCGGCCGAGCTGGTCGGATAGCCCGAATCGGCGCCGGTCGAGTAGTCGGAGGCGGCACCCGTGGAGTAGCCCTGCGGGGCGCCGGTCGAATAGCCGGGACCGGTGTCGGCCGAGTAGGCGGTCGGGTAACCAGGGGAGCCGGCGGGGTAGCCGGGCTCGTCGTCGGCGTAACGGCGCGCGCGCTGGCGACGGCCGCTCGGAGCTTCGTCCTCGGAGGCGAACCGCGGGCGGGGGGCCTCGTCGTATCCGGTCGGCACAGCGCGGGCGGCCGACGTGTCGTCACGGCGTGGCGGGCGCGGCGGCGGCTCGTACGGCGTGGCGGGCGGCATTTCGTAGCCCGGCGCATCCCCGTACGGGGAAGGGGTTGTCCGCCGCTCGTCGTCGCGCCGGTTCACGTTGCGGGAGCCGAAGCCCGTGCCCGATCCCCAGCTCGCCGAGGCCGACGGTGGGGCGGGCGTGTCCCCGTACAGCTGAATGCTGCCGGTGTCGGTGTGTCGGGCCCAATTGCCCGTGTCCTCCCAGTTGTCCGGATCGGAGCGGTCGCCCGACCACCCCGTACCGCCGGAAGGAGCGGAACCCGGCTCAGGAGCGCGACGCCGCCCCACCGAGGGTGACTCACCGCCCGTGTCGCGTCGCCAGGCGGCCCGATCATCCTCGCGCACCAGGT from Paractinoplanes brasiliensis encodes the following:
- the rpsF gene encoding 30S ribosomal protein S6, with amino-acid sequence MRHYELMVILDPSLEERLVGPSLDQYLNVIRTAGGSVEKLDVWGRRRLSFEINKKAEGIYAVVDLQATPEAVAELDRQLRLNESILRTKVIRPETR
- a CDS encoding single-stranded DNA-binding protein: MAGETVITVVGNLTDDPELRFTPSGAAVAKFRIASTPRTMDRQSGEWKDGEPLFLACNIWRDAAEHVAESLQRGSRVIVQGRLRQRSYETREGEKRTVYELEVDEIGPSLRYATAKVQRMNRSGGGGGGGFGASGGGGGNRPQPSNGGGGGNNFDDPWATAAPASSSGGRSGGGNSSFDDEPPF
- the rpsR gene encoding 30S ribosomal protein S18, yielding MAKAAALRKPKKKVNPLDKDGITYIDYKDTALLRKFISDRGKIRARRVTGVTSQQQRQIARAVKNAREMALLPYTATAR
- the rplI gene encoding 50S ribosomal protein L9, which codes for MKIILTQEVSGLGTPGDIVEVKNGYGRNYLLPQGFAIQWTKGAEKQVAVIKRARDAREIRDLGQANEVKAQLSSLKVTLTARSGSGGRLFGSITPAEIVDAVKTAGGPSLDRRRLELPGHIKTTGAYNVQVKLHPEVTATFPVNVVAAK